A genomic window from Candidatus Eisenbacteria bacterium includes:
- a CDS encoding PQQ-dependent sugar dehydrogenase, whose translation MPAGFGIDVVHPQVNFPTCLRFAPDGRLFFTELTGRVAFYPTLTYPTSVTWATLATATGGERGAHGIAFHPDFPDSPYVYVVHTALSPENDRLLRFVDQFGQGKSPIILFENSGAEDFHHGGRVTFGPDGQIYLTYGDQLDPAAAQVLTDRRGKIFRLGRGGKPAPGNPFGPTNPAVVYGIRNVYGLCFDPQDGTGYFTDNGPECDDEINLLSIGTNYGWGPNDLCNSTPSGARAPLAYINPTIGVTGCCVYRGGVYPTRYDGALFFTAVNTGLVYRARFAPGRPDVIDTLDVFADLDDNLLDITVGPDGFLWVSTPTRILRITYTSPVIGVGDPAGTAVGPSLRMGPNPFRSSVSIEVENAAEGARVEVMDLQGRRVQDWRIASNRRLQWDGRDARGGRVPPGIYLVRLTTGSRQITQRLVRVGS comes from the coding sequence GTGCCGGCGGGTTTCGGGATCGACGTCGTCCATCCCCAGGTCAACTTTCCGACCTGCCTGCGCTTCGCTCCGGATGGAAGGCTCTTCTTCACCGAGCTCACCGGGCGCGTGGCCTTCTACCCGACGCTGACGTACCCCACTTCGGTGACGTGGGCGACACTGGCGACGGCGACCGGCGGAGAGCGCGGCGCCCATGGCATCGCCTTCCATCCCGACTTCCCGGACTCGCCCTACGTCTACGTGGTGCACACCGCGCTGAGTCCTGAGAACGACCGGCTGCTGCGCTTCGTGGATCAATTCGGTCAGGGCAAGTCACCGATCATCCTGTTCGAGAATTCGGGAGCCGAAGACTTCCACCATGGCGGGCGTGTCACGTTCGGCCCCGACGGCCAGATCTACCTGACCTATGGCGATCAGCTCGATCCCGCAGCCGCCCAGGTGCTCACCGACCGGCGCGGGAAGATCTTCCGGCTCGGCCGCGGCGGAAAGCCCGCGCCCGGGAATCCGTTCGGCCCAACGAACCCAGCCGTCGTCTATGGCATTCGAAACGTCTACGGCCTCTGCTTCGATCCCCAGGATGGCACCGGCTACTTCACCGACAACGGGCCGGAGTGCGACGACGAGATCAACCTGCTCTCGATCGGGACGAACTACGGCTGGGGTCCGAATGACCTGTGCAACAGCACGCCCAGCGGAGCCCGCGCGCCGCTCGCGTACATCAATCCGACGATCGGGGTGACCGGGTGCTGTGTCTACCGCGGCGGTGTGTATCCGACCCGATATGACGGGGCCTTGTTCTTCACCGCGGTCAACACCGGCCTGGTCTACCGCGCGCGGTTCGCGCCCGGGAGGCCGGATGTGATCGACACGCTCGACGTCTTCGCGGACCTCGACGACAACCTGCTCGACATCACGGTCGGTCCCGACGGTTTCCTGTGGGTTTCGACTCCGACGCGGATCCTGCGGATCACGTACACCTCGCCTGTGATCGGCGTCGGAGATCCGGCCGGCACCGCAGTGGGTCCCAGCCTGCGGATGGGACCCAATCCCTTCCGTTCGAGCGTGTCGATCGAGGTCGAGAACGCCGCGGAGGGAGCTCGCGTCGAAGTCATGGACCTTCAGGGCCGGCGCGTCCAGGACTGGCGCATCGCGTCCAATCGCCGTCTCCAATGGGATGGACGAGACGCGCGGGGTGGCCGGGTTCCTCCCGGGATCTACCTCGTCCGGCTGACCACGGGAAGCCGGCAGATCACGCAGCGGCTGGTCCGCGTCGGGAGCTGA